In Acidobacteriota bacterium, one genomic interval encodes:
- a CDS encoding SpoIIE family protein phosphatase, with translation MEKTFTGMRWIAACAAFCATLAAAAPAPPAVEPDLFVLRKGADTQEITGALRVLPDPGGALTLDEARSPAMAGRYTDHLPTTPGVKFYWVRVRVRNESGISNWYLWVYPYMEFWLYEDEGQGRVRVRRNGIDVTSGERATVFEPSLVEVEWPAGEVKTVFVRTATLERSRYSDLRIQARLISVAPIQRGFFLSLAQSVFVAGIILVMAVYNLILFFYVRDKSYLYYSLGILAVALYLMCMDYTIQYLTRVLSNTWNTQVALASAGLMAFVSFTRHYLDAPRRFRGWNRYLLGLTGALGLVLAFIAVRLIFPGIGFLGGLDNYLYLLVFFSLIVFGFHAWRRRFRPALYYLQTSLVFLVFITAWVTGPRFLKLLDLGYFSVISLKLGVVLQVVLFSIALAARINLLRKEVEEEREAREETERRKILEIQQLTEQKNVELEQKVEERTAEVVRQKDEIQRKNVQITAGINYARRIQVGVLPPKEELDGLFREHFVFFRPKDIVSGDFYWMKRAGDQCVVAVADCTGHGVPGALMSMLGITLLNEVVTEDRALPAGEILDQLGQRVRRALRQTGRRDEAKDGLNIGLLVVGGDPGEVQFAGAYHPLYLVRQGTLTQVKSDRQPVGISRKDGVGFTTHRVAVLPDDRLYLASDGFSDQFGGTRGEKFSRRRFRQLLVDIHAEPMERQREALERTFESWRSAMPGPDGVYDQVDDVLVMGFRVQDTSAGHGKNGTTDEHG, from the coding sequence ATGGAGAAAACGTTCACCGGAATGCGGTGGATCGCGGCCTGCGCGGCCTTCTGCGCGACCCTCGCCGCCGCGGCGCCCGCCCCCCCGGCGGTGGAGCCCGACCTTTTCGTGCTTCGGAAGGGCGCCGACACCCAGGAGATCACCGGCGCCCTCCGCGTCCTGCCCGACCCCGGGGGGGCCCTGACCCTCGACGAGGCCCGCTCCCCCGCCATGGCCGGCCGCTACACCGACCACCTCCCCACCACCCCCGGCGTGAAGTTCTACTGGGTCCGGGTCCGGGTCCGCAACGAGTCCGGTATATCAAACTGGTATCTCTGGGTTTATCCCTACATGGAGTTCTGGCTGTACGAGGACGAGGGTCAGGGGCGGGTCCGGGTGCGCCGGAACGGCATCGACGTCACCTCGGGCGAACGGGCCACCGTTTTCGAGCCCTCGCTGGTGGAGGTGGAGTGGCCCGCCGGCGAGGTGAAGACCGTCTTCGTGCGGACCGCCACCCTGGAGCGGAGCCGCTATTCCGACCTGCGCATCCAGGCCCGCCTGATCTCGGTCGCACCGATCCAGAGAGGCTTCTTCCTCTCGCTGGCGCAGTCGGTCTTCGTGGCGGGCATCATCCTGGTCATGGCCGTCTACAACCTGATCCTCTTCTTCTACGTCCGGGACAAGAGCTACCTTTACTATTCGCTCGGCATCCTCGCGGTCGCCTTGTACCTGATGTGCATGGACTACACCATCCAGTACCTCACGCGCGTCCTGAGCAACACCTGGAACACCCAGGTGGCCCTGGCCAGCGCCGGGCTCATGGCCTTCGTCAGTTTCACCCGGCACTACCTGGACGCCCCCCGGCGGTTTCGCGGCTGGAACCGCTACCTTCTCGGGTTGACGGGGGCCCTGGGGCTGGTCCTCGCCTTCATCGCCGTCCGGCTCATCTTCCCCGGCATCGGCTTCCTGGGCGGGCTCGACAACTACCTCTACCTCCTGGTCTTCTTCTCTCTCATCGTCTTCGGCTTCCACGCCTGGCGCCGACGGTTCCGCCCCGCCCTGTACTACTTGCAGACCTCCCTGGTCTTCCTCGTCTTCATCACCGCGTGGGTGACGGGACCCCGGTTCCTCAAGCTCCTCGACCTGGGGTATTTCTCCGTCATCAGCCTCAAGCTGGGCGTGGTGCTGCAGGTGGTGCTCTTCTCCATCGCCCTGGCGGCCCGCATCAACCTCCTGCGGAAGGAAGTCGAGGAGGAACGGGAGGCCCGGGAGGAGACGGAACGGCGGAAGATCCTCGAGATCCAGCAGCTCACCGAGCAGAAGAACGTGGAACTGGAACAGAAGGTGGAGGAACGGACTGCCGAGGTGGTTCGCCAGAAGGACGAAATCCAGCGGAAGAACGTCCAGATCACTGCCGGGATCAACTACGCCCGCCGCATCCAGGTGGGCGTCCTGCCGCCGAAGGAGGAACTGGACGGCCTCTTCCGGGAGCACTTCGTCTTCTTCCGCCCCAAGGACATCGTCAGCGGGGACTTCTACTGGATGAAGCGGGCGGGGGACCAGTGCGTCGTCGCCGTGGCCGACTGCACGGGCCACGGCGTCCCCGGCGCCCTGATGAGCATGCTGGGGATCACCCTCCTCAACGAGGTGGTCACGGAGGACCGGGCCCTGCCGGCGGGCGAGATCCTGGACCAGCTGGGCCAGCGGGTCCGGCGGGCCCTGCGGCAGACCGGCCGGCGCGACGAGGCCAAGGACGGCCTCAACATCGGCCTGCTCGTCGTCGGCGGGGACCCCGGGGAGGTCCAGTTCGCCGGGGCCTACCACCCGCTGTACCTCGTCCGGCAGGGGACGCTCACCCAGGTGAAATCCGACCGTCAGCCCGTGGGCATCTCCCGGAAGGATGGGGTGGGCTTCACCACCCACCGGGTCGCCGTCCTGCCCGACGACCGGCTCTACCTCGCGTCCGACGGCTTCTCCGACCAGTTCGGGGGCACGCGGGGGGAGAAGTTCTCCCGCCGGCGCTTCCGCCAGCTCCTGGTCGATATCCACGCGGAGCCCATGGAACGGCAGCGGGAGGCCCTCGAGCGGACCTTCGAGAGCTGGCGCTCCGCGATGCCGGGCCCCGACGGCGTCTACGACCAGGTGGACGACGTCCTGGTGATGGGGTTCCGGGTGCAGGACACGTCCGCCGGACACGGGAAGAACGGAACCACGGATGAACACGGATGA
- the rocD gene encoding ornithine--oxo-acid transaminase: protein MKLSTPEIIAMDNTYGAHNYHPIPVVISWAEGVKVKDPEGREYFDFLSAYSAVNQGHRHPRIVKAMTDQLGRCTLTSRAFHNDVMGPFLKRLCEYTGFEMALPMNTGAEAVETAIKMARRWGVEKKGVANGKQEIIVAAENFHGRTTGIISFSTDPDARINYGPYLEGFRIVPYNDAPAVEAAVNPNTVAVLIEPIQGEAGVYVPDEGYLRAIRQICTKHNVLFIADEIQTGFCRTGRKFAVDHEDVKPDAMTLGKALGGGVFPVSAVVANHDVMGVFTPGTHGSTFGGNPLASAVAMAALDVLEIENLAENARVLGQFFREEAGKINCPKMVKVRGKGLLNAVVFEKGFEAWNVCLALKDAGILAKQTHGNIIRFAPPLVITRPEMSDALGRIREVFEAIR from the coding sequence GAGGGGCGCGAATACTTCGACTTCCTCTCCGCCTACTCCGCCGTCAACCAGGGGCACCGCCACCCCCGCATCGTCAAGGCCATGACGGACCAGCTGGGGCGGTGCACGCTCACCTCCCGGGCCTTCCACAACGACGTGATGGGGCCCTTCCTCAAGCGCCTCTGCGAGTACACCGGCTTCGAGATGGCCCTGCCCATGAACACCGGCGCCGAGGCGGTGGAGACCGCCATCAAGATGGCGCGCCGGTGGGGCGTGGAAAAGAAAGGGGTCGCCAACGGGAAACAGGAGATCATCGTGGCGGCCGAGAACTTCCACGGCCGGACCACGGGGATCATCTCCTTCTCCACCGACCCCGACGCCCGGATCAACTACGGCCCCTACCTCGAGGGCTTCCGGATCGTCCCCTACAACGACGCTCCGGCCGTCGAGGCCGCGGTGAACCCGAACACCGTGGCCGTCCTGATCGAGCCGATCCAGGGCGAGGCGGGCGTCTACGTGCCCGACGAGGGCTACCTCCGGGCCATCCGCCAGATCTGCACGAAGCACAACGTGCTCTTCATCGCCGACGAGATCCAGACGGGCTTCTGCCGCACCGGGCGCAAGTTCGCCGTGGACCACGAGGACGTCAAGCCCGACGCCATGACCCTGGGGAAGGCCCTGGGCGGCGGGGTCTTCCCCGTCTCCGCCGTGGTGGCCAACCACGACGTCATGGGCGTCTTCACGCCGGGGACCCACGGATCGACCTTCGGGGGGAACCCCCTGGCCTCCGCCGTGGCCATGGCGGCCCTGGACGTGCTGGAGATCGAGAACCTGGCGGAGAACGCCCGGGTCCTCGGCCAGTTCTTCCGGGAGGAGGCCGGCAAGATCAACTGCCCGAAAATGGTGAAAGTGCGCGGGAAGGGCCTGCTCAACGCCGTGGTCTTCGAAAAGGGATTCGAGGCGTGGAACGTGTGCCTGGCCCTCAAGGACGCCGGCATCCTGGCCAAGCAGACCCACGGCAACATCATCCGCTTCGCCCCGCCGCTGGTCATCACCCGGCCGGAGATGAGCGACGCCCTGGGCCGCATCCGGGAGGTCTTCGAGGCCATCCGCTGA